The DNA window CGGTGCGGGCCTGCTCGTCGTCGCACTCCTCATCGGCTCGGGAGCGCCGGGACGGTGGGCGCAGGTGGCGGCGTGGGTCGCGGCCGGCGTGCTGCTCGCCGCGTCCGGCGGCGTCCTGCTCGACGGGTTCCGCATCTTCTTCGCCACGACCGGGATCCCGGCCGGCGACTTCGCCGAGGTGGACGTCCCCGGCGCCATCGCGCGGGCATGCGCGCTCGCCGCGTCCTTCAGCGCCGTCCAGTTCGCGCGACGGATCAGGGTCCGTGCACGGTCAGCGCGAGCCTCCGCGTCCGGTCGGGGCCGACGGGTCGTCGGCCTGCTCGGGGTGCTGCTCTGCCTCCCGTACCCGTTGCTCAAGCTGGTGTGGTGGATGCAGGGCGCGGACGGCTCCTACGCGGTGGGATTCCCCGGCATGGAGCTCCTCGCCTTCGCCACCGCCGCCGTCGTGCTCATCGGACTGACCTCGAGGCGGGCACCGGCCGCGGCCCGCGTTCCCCTCCTCATCGCGGGATGGCTCGGGGCTTTCGCCCTGCTAAGCATGGGCGGCCTGATGGTGTTCGGCATCCTGGCGCAGGTGACCGGCCTCGCCGCGTCACCGATCGCGTTCGGGGACTCCGGCCGCATCATCCTCGTGACCGCGGTCTACAGCACGTGGCTGCTGCTCGGCCTGGCACTCGCTGCGGCTACTGTGCTGTGCGGGGAGGCCCGCCCGGCACGAGGGCCGGGAGGACGACGCGAAGAGGCGGGCAGTGGCGTTGGATGAGCAGCAGGCCAGGGCGACAGAGGGCGGCGTGATGCACCGCAGCGGATTCCTCCTGCTCGTCGCGGGGTCCGCGATCCTGCTCCTCCCCGCGACGATCCTCATCGCACTCACCTCGCTCCCGGTCACGGGTGGACTCACGATCTCGCTCGCCGCGGTGGCCGCCCACGCGTCCCTGCTGACGCTCCGTCGGTCCGCCACCACCGCTTTGCTGCTGCTCGCCGCCGCCCTCGCTGCGCAGGCCGCCGTGACCGGGCTGTTCGTCCTGCTCCCCTCGTCGCTCCTGCTGCTCGTCGGTCTGCATGCGGCGGCTGCGCGCGGCGACCGCCGGGCTGCGGTCGCCATCGGCGTGATCGGCCCGATCGCGGCCTCGGTCCGCTACGCCGTCGATCCATCCGTCGCACACAGCTCGTTCGGCCCCGCGCCGTGGCTGCTGGCGACCCTGCTGCTGGCCGTCTGCGCCGTCGCAATCGTGCTGGGACTGCTCCGGCGCTCCGAGCTGCGGGCAGCGCGCGCAGAGGCGGCCCGGCGCGAGCTGGAGCACCTCGGGCGGATCCATCGCGACGAGGCCGCCGCCGCCGCCGAGCGCGCGCGCATCTCGCGGGATCTCCACGATGTGCTGGCCCACTCGCTCACCGTGATCGTCCACCAGACGCGAGTGGCTCGCTTCGCCCAGAATGACCCCACCGCAACCCTGGACGTCATCGAGGAGACGGCGCACGATTCCTTGGACGACCTCCGCAGGACCCTGCGCACCGTTCGGGACGGCGCTCCGGGCACCGACCTGCGGCCGGCCCTCGCGCTCGCGGATCTCGACGCCCTGTCCCGGCGCATGCAGGAGCTCGGGCTCCGCATCCGGCGACGCACCACCGGCGTGCCGCGCCCCCTCGATCCCGCGACGGAGACGGCGATTCATCGAGTCGTGCAGGAAGGCCTCACCAATGCGCTGCGCCATGGCGACGGCCCGCTCGACTGGGAACAGCACTGGGCCGAGGATCGTCTCACGGTGGTCCTGCACAATGCCGTCCCGAGCGCTCCGCGCAGGAGCGCCGGGGCCGGACTGGGCCTGCGCGGGATGACGGAGCGCCTCGACGCCGTCGGCGG is part of the Brachybacterium ginsengisoli genome and encodes:
- a CDS encoding sensor histidine kinase, which encodes MHRSGFLLLVAGSAILLLPATILIALTSLPVTGGLTISLAAVAAHASLLTLRRSATTALLLLAAALAAQAAVTGLFVLLPSSLLLLVGLHAAAARGDRRAAVAIGVIGPIAASVRYAVDPSVAHSSFGPAPWLLATLLLAVCAVAIVLGLLRRSELRAARAEAARRELEHLGRIHRDEAAAAAERARISRDLHDVLAHSLTVIVHQTRVARFAQNDPTATLDVIEETAHDSLDDLRRTLRTVRDGAPGTDLRPALALADLDALSRRMQELGLRIRRRTTGVPRPLDPATETAIHRVVQEGLTNALRHGDGPLDWEQHWAEDRLTVVLHNAVPSAPRRSAGAGLGLRGMTERLDAVGGSLTVNRSHGYTVTASVPLAPVLEERPASPGGVS